CTGGGCTCAACGAAGGCTTCATCGCCCCAAACGTAATCGAGCAGTTGGTCGCGCGTATAAAGCCGGCCGGGATGGGCCGCCAGAAAAGCGAGAAGTTTGAACTCCGTGGGGCTCAGCTCGATCTTTCGGCCTCGGAGGGTTACCGTGTGGTGACCTCTGTCCACCTCGAGGCCGCCGTGACGGATGACATCCTGTCCACCCTCCACCTTTTGCCGTTCCGTCCTTCGAAGAATCGTTTTGACGCGGGCGACAAGCTCCCTGACACTGAAGGGTTTCGTAATGTAATCATCGGCGCCCATCTCCAGCCCCAGGACCCGGTCCAGTTCGTCATTTTTCGCCGTGAGCATGATGATGGGGAGGTCCTGGAGATCGGCGCTCTGCCGTATGATCCTGCATATCTCCATCCCCTGAATGCCCGGAAGCATGAGATCGAGGATCATCAATCTCGGCTGTTCCTTCTGAATGATCTGAAGGGCCCGCTCTCCATCATGGGCCCCGATGGTGGAAAACCCTTCCTTTTCAAGATTGAAACAGATCAGGTCAACGATATCTCTTTCATCGTCGACGACGAGTATTTTATCTGTCACCGGGTGACATATCCTCCACCATTTTTCATTTCTCGAAAAGTAGATATAACTGTAAACAGGAGAAGAAAAATTCTCAAGAACTTAATGACACGAAATTCATATTCCTGGAAAAGCTCTCAATTCAAATATGTTGCCCTTTCACAGTGGTGTGTCCCCGTGAGGGCCGAATAAACTTTTTGCGGCCGGAGACTGTTTCTGTTTGACTCACTATTTCTTTATTGTTATTTCTACACAACCTGTTATTGAAAGGTGACGCGGGGCAAGTTCACAGGTTGCCGGCCGTGATCGATACATCGGCGTAAACCGTAATCCCGCAAGGAATTATATGGAATTCAACGTGTTACTCGGGGTCATCGGCGGGCTGGGGCTGTTCCTTTTTGGAATCAATCTTCTCAGCACCTCCCTCAAGGCCCTTTCTCTCGGTATTCTCAAAAAACTCCTGGACAAGGTCACGTCAAACAGGGTCCGGTCCGCACTCGTCGGTGTCGTCGTTACCTCCATCATACAGAGCTCGAGCGCCACATCGGTACTCCTCATCGGTTTCCTGAACGCGGGGCTTATCACGCTGGTGGGTGCACTGCCCGTTATCTTCGGAGCCAATATCGGAACCACCATTACGGCCCAGCTCATCGCCTTCAAGCTGACGAAATCAGCGCTTCTCTTCATCTTTATCGGCGCCATCGTGTACCTGTTTTCGAAAATGGAAAAGAACAAGAACCGGGGCGCGGCGCTGCTGGGGTTCGGGATCCTCTTCCTCGGATTGTCGACGATGGGCGCCGCCGTCAAGCCCCTTGCCCAGAATGAAGCGGTCGTTCAATTATTCCTGTATTTCGGCCAGAAACCGCTTCTCGGGATCCTGACGGGATTGATCGTGACCGTCGTTCTCCAGAGCAGCAGTACAACGGTGGGCATGGTCATCGCCTTCGCCTCCGCCGGCCTTCTGGATCTTCCGTCGTCCATATATCTGGTTCTGGGAGATAACATCGGGACCTGCATCACGGCGATCATTGCCAGTATCGGGGGAAAACTCGCAAGCAAGCGGCTTGCTCTCGGTCACACCCTGTTCAATGTGATCGGGACGATGATCATGTTTCCCCTCATCCCGCTCTATGTGCGTTACATGCCGCTTCTCTCCGGCGATATCGCCCGGCAGATAGCGAACACGCACACCATCTTCAACCTCATTAACACCATCATCCTGCTGCCCTTTGTGACGCTCTTCGTCGCAGTTCTCATGAAATTGATCCCCGGTGAGGATTATGAAAAACGGGGTATCAGGTACCTTGACCGGAACCTGCTGGTGACGCCGAGCATGGCGATCAAGGCAACGATAAAGGAACTGTCCCAGATGCTGATTATCTGCCAGGAGATGCTGGACAAGGCGAGAAAATGCGCGATCGATTACAACCACAAGCTGAAGAACGAGATCACCGTTGACGAGGAATCCGTTGATGAAATGCAGAAAAGTATCACGGACTACCTTGTCGAAATCGCCCAGAGTGATCTTACCGATAAGGAGAAACGCCTTGTGCCGGCACTTCTGCACAGCGTCAATGACCTGGAAAAGGTGGGGGACTACTGCGAGGCCATTGTGAAACTTTCACAGCGAGCCTATGAGTATAACCTGCCCTTTTCGTCGGCGGCAAAGGTTGAACTGGAGAAGCTCTTCGACAAGACGTCGACCCTGATGCGGCATACGAAGCGCGCCATGGAAGATGACGATCATGTGTCGGCGACGATCACCCTGAATATCGAAGGCGAGATTGATGAACTGATCAACCAATATAAGATAAACCACCTGAAGCGACTTGAGATCGGAACCTGTATCAGTGACGCGGGGCTGGTGTATTCGGACATCCTGACCGACATCGAGCGTATGAACAATCACCTCTGCAATATCACGAAGGGAATCCTCCATATCGGGAAACGATAGCTATCATGCCCTTCCTACCCGTTATCGGCGCACTCCGCATCAACGGATAGTGGAAGGGTTAATGAAACAGTGGTGCCCCTTCCGAATTCGCTTGTGATCTCCATGCTGCCCCCAAGGGCCTTTATGAGGTGTTTTACGATCGAGAGACCGAGGCCCGTTCCGCCGAGGTCCCGTGAGCGGGTCTTGTCGACGCGGTAGAACCGTTCACCCAGCCGGGGGATATCTTCTTTGGGAATGCCGATCCCCGTGTCCTCTATCGAGATCGTCACCTGTTTTTCTTCTTCGCTCGAAGCCGCCCGGAGGGAAACCGTTCCCGCCTCGGGCGTGAATTTAACGGCGTTATCAAGCAGGTTCAATATGATCTGTGCGAGCCGGTCGCGATCCGCCGCAACCGGAGGAATATTGTCGGGTACGTCCTTTTGAATATTGATGTTCTTTTCGGCCGCTTTCGATTCGGCTATGGGCATGACGGAACAGATGACGGAAGCGAGGGAGATTTTCTCGATATCAAGTTTCATTTCACCCAGTTCGATGTCCGAGATCGTAAGAAGGTCATCAACCAGTCTGTTGAGGCGCTCACCGTGCCGGTGAATGGTGCTCAGGAATTTTTGGGCGGTCTGTGAATCGTCGATGGCCCCATCCTGCAGTGTTTCGACGAATCCCAGGATCGCCGAAAGGGGCGTCTTGATCTCATGGGTGACATTGGCAACAAAGTCGGCCCGCATTTTCTCCAGCTTCTTGACGCGCGTGACATCATGCAGGACGATCAAGGTCTTTTCAAGGTCCAGCACGGGAGAAATGTTCACGTCAAGGATGACCTGATCTTCCATTCTCAGGGTGATTTCCGTTGATATGGGACTCTGTGTCGCCTTGAACTCTTCGATCGCGTGCTGGAGCTCTATGTTCCTGAAGGCCTCTATCGGTGTTCTTCCGATGATGTCCCGGTAACGGGTCCCGAAAATGGTGTTGAACGCGGAATTGAGCGCTTCTATCCGGTTTTCCCTGTCCAGTATCAGGACGCCGTCGTTCATGCTGGCGAAGGCGGCTTCCAGTTTCTTTGTTTCCTCGTTAGCGATGCGGATCTTGTCACGCAGTTCGGACACGAGGTAGTTTATGTTTTCGGCGAGCCGTCCCCGCTCGTCGTTTGCGTGAATGAGAAGTGACTGGGAAATACCTTCTTCACGAAGTCTTTTCGTATAGAGCTCCATTTCCTGCACCGGAGAAACCAGACGGGAGGTGAATATGAATGCGATCAGGAATGAAACGGCGCCGACCAGCAGGAATGACTGGAGGATCAGAATGAAGAGGGCATTGACGGACTGCCGTATCTCCATGAGCGGGCGTGCCAGTCGAATATAGCCGGTTATACCGTATTCGTTTCGGACGGGGATAGCGGTATAGAGGGTGTTGATGCCGAGGGTCTTACTGTATCGGACGGCGGTCCCCTTTCCCTTGATGCGTGCCTCCTGGATCTCCGTTCGATTGAGATGGTTGTCCATTTCGGCCGGGATCGCTTCTGAATCGGCCAGGACCGAGCCGTTTGCATCGATCAGGGTGACACGGCAGTTGGTAAGCCTTGCCAGTGTTGAGACCTCACGTTCCACTTCCGGCATCGTTGTAATGAGTCCCAGCGTCTCGGTGTAGCTCATGATCTCCCGCTCGATGCGCATCGTCAGTTTCGATTTGATCTGGCTGTTGGCAAGAAAGCCCACGATACCCATGGCGAGGGCGACGATGATCACATATGTGGCGAATACCTTGTAGAAGAGGTGGGTTTTCATGAACCTTTTTCCGTTACTCCGGGGTCATCCGTATTACAGGGAGGTGCGCTCTCGTGCCGCACGTTCTTTCCGGTAATCATGTATATGACCATGTCGGCGATGCTTTCGGCATGGTCCGACACGCGTTCAAGGCTCTTTGATATCTGCATGATGAGAAGAGAGCGGTGTATCGTCTTCGGATCGGCCATCATGAAGGTCAGCAGTTCCCGGAATATCTGTTCGTTGAGACTGTCCACCCGCTCATCCTCGCGCCTGACCTCGTCTGCCAGAGCGCAATCCTCATTGATGAAAGCGTCGAGGCTTTTACGGATCATTTCGCGGGTTATCTCGGCCATGCGGGGCAGGTCGATGTACGGTTTGAGCTGGGGCTGTTCGTTCAGGAGCATGGCCTTTTCGGCTATTTTCGCGGCCATATCGCCGATCCGTTCCAGGTGACCGTTGATCTTTACCGCCGTTGTGATGAACCGCAGATCGCGGGCGGTCGGCTGTCTCAGGGCCAGGATCCGTGTGCACATTTCCTCGATTTCCTCGTCGAGCCTGTCGATTTCCCCGTCACCTTCGATAACGTTTTGCGCGAGCCGGGAATCTCTTTCAAGCAGTGAGCGGGTCGAGTCATAGATGGATTTTTCGACCAGGGCCCCCAGGTACAGTATTTGTTCTTTCAGGGTTTTCAACTCACGCTCATAGTGGCTGCTGGTATGGCTTTTTTCCGTCCCCATTATTGTGTCCCCCTTTATCCGAATCGGCCGGTGATATAATCTTCCGTCTGTTTTATATCCGGCGTGGTGAAGAGCTTTTCCGTCGGATTGTATTCTATCAGCTTGCCCAGGTAGAAGAAGCCGGTGTAATCCGAAACGCGGGCGGCCTGCTGCATATTGTGCGTCACGATGATGATAGTATATGCTTTTTTCAGTTCTTCCACCAATTCTTCGATCTTTGCGGTGGATATCGGGTCGAGCGCCGAGGTGGGTTCATCCATGAGAAGGATATCCGGTTTCATGGCAAGGGCACGGGCGATGCAGAGGCGCTGCTGCTGACCGCCGGAGAGGGCCATGGCTGACTGATTGAGAATGTCCTTCACCTCGCCCCAGAGGGACGCCTGTTTCAGGCTCTGTTCCACCAGTGCTTCAATGTCGGCCTTGTTCCATTGTCCCGTCAGTTTCGGTCCATAGGTAATGTTGTTGTATATGGACTTCGGAAAGGGATTCGGTTTCTGAAAGACCATGCCGATCCGTCTTCGGATATCAACGGGATCGACCTTCGGATCATAGATGTTGATGCCCTCGAATATGACCTCTCCCTCAACCCGGGAGCCGTCTATCAGGTCGTTCATCCGGTTCAAGAGCCGCAGCAGTGTCGATTTGCCGCATCCCGATGGACCGATGAGCGCCGTTACCCTGTTTTTCCCGAAATCCATGGAAACGTCGACAAGGGCCTTGAAATTCCCATAGTAGAAGTTGACGTTTTTTGTTTGTATGATCGGGCTATTATCCACGACTACCACCTTTTCTTTTTTCTCATGTAGCTTCTCATGATGATGGCGATCAGGTCAACACCAAGTACAAGTGCGACGAGAACGAGAATTGTGCCGTACTGAAGAGGTCTTGTCTCTTCGATATGGGTCCCCGCCGTTGCAAGGACATAGACATGATAGGGAAGGGCCATGACCTCATCGAAGATGGATTTTGGCAGCTTTGACGTAAAGAACGCCGCTGCCGTGAACATGATCGGTGCCGTTTCACCCGCGGCACGACCGATACCGAGGATGGAACCCGTCAATATGCCTGGAAGCGCACTGGGAAGGACGATACGCAGAATGGTCTGCCATTTTGAAACGCCGAGTCCGAGTGATGCCTCGCGGAATGTCTGGGGTACCGCCTTGAGCGCTTCCTCTGAGGCGCCGATTATGGTGGGAAGTATGAGGAATCCGAGCGTGAGGGCCCCAGAGAGGATACAGGAACCGAAATGAAGAAAGACGACGAAAAGGCCGAGACCGAAGAGGCCGAAGACGATCGAGGGAACCCCTGCCAGGCAGTTCACGCCGACGCGGATCATCCTCACGACCCGACCCTGCTTCGCATATTCACTGAGGAAAATGGCCGACGCCACTCCCAGGGGCAGGGCCACGATGATGGCGCCCGCCGTCAGGTAGAGCGTCCCGAGAATGGCGGGCATGACCCCGCCCTTTGTCATGGAATCGCGGGGCGGCTTCGTCAGGAACTCCCAGGAGATCGCGTCCACGCCATGGAGAAAGATGTATACCAGAAAGCCGAAGATGGAGGCGGCGAGAATCAAGGCGGAGAGGCGAACCACGAGAAAGAAGAGGTTCTGTTTGAAATATCGTAATCTCATAACGTGGCGGAGCCGACCTCCTTGAATCGATTGGAAATATAATCGGCGATAAGATTGAAGGCCAGGGTCAGGAAAAAGAGAACGATACCCGTTGCGAACAGGGCATAGTAGTGGTCGCTTCTGAAGGGCGCCTCTCCCATCTCCGCGGCGATGCTTGCCGGCATGGGCCGTACGGAGTCGAAAATACTTTCAGGGATCGCCGCCGCTCCCCCGGCGACCATGAGCACCACCATGGTTTCGCCGATAGCTCGTGCCATGCCAAGTATGACGGCCGTCGAAACGCCGGAGAGGGAAGCCGGTATGATCACGCGGGTGATCGTCTCGAATCGTGTGGCACCCAGAGCGTAGGATGCCTCCTTGAACTCCTGGGGAACAGAATAAATGGCGTCCTCCGATATGCTTGAGATCGTGGGGACCGCCATGAGGGCGAGAACGATCGAGGCGTTCACAATATTGAGACCTGTGGGGAGGTCGAATGTTTCCTGAAGCCACGGAGCTAGCACGGCCATGCCGAAAAATCCGAGTACCACTGAGGGAAGCCCGGCCAGGAGTTCAACAACAGGTTTGAAGATCTCCTTGATCACGGG
The Deltaproteobacteria bacterium genome window above contains:
- the pstC gene encoding phosphate ABC transporter permease subunit PstC, which gives rise to MTRTQKEKIIKNVFFLFALVSILILGLIVIFLFMEGLPIFKVVSVKDFIFGLEWYPTYDPPSFGIWPLIIGSFAVTIFASIIAIPLGLLSAIYIAEVAPPVIKEIFKPVVELLAGLPSVVLGFFGMAVLAPWLQETFDLPTGLNIVNASIVLALMAVPTISSISEDAIYSVPQEFKEASYALGATRFETITRVIIPASLSGVSTAVILGMARAIGETMVVLMVAGGAAAIPESIFDSVRPMPASIAAEMGEAPFRSDHYYALFATGIVLFFLTLAFNLIADYISNRFKEVGSATL
- a CDS encoding PAS domain-containing protein — its product is MKTHLFYKVFATYVIIVALAMGIVGFLANSQIKSKLTMRIEREIMSYTETLGLITTMPEVEREVSTLARLTNCRVTLIDANGSVLADSEAIPAEMDNHLNRTEIQEARIKGKGTAVRYSKTLGINTLYTAIPVRNEYGITGYIRLARPLMEIRQSVNALFILILQSFLLVGAVSFLIAFIFTSRLVSPVQEMELYTKRLREEGISQSLLIHANDERGRLAENINYLVSELRDKIRIANEETKKLEAAFASMNDGVLILDRENRIEALNSAFNTIFGTRYRDIIGRTPIEAFRNIELQHAIEEFKATQSPISTEITLRMEDQVILDVNISPVLDLEKTLIVLHDVTRVKKLEKMRADFVANVTHEIKTPLSAILGFVETLQDGAIDDSQTAQKFLSTIHRHGERLNRLVDDLLTISDIELGEMKLDIEKISLASVICSVMPIAESKAAEKNINIQKDVPDNIPPVAADRDRLAQIILNLLDNAVKFTPEAGTVSLRAASSEEEKQVTISIEDTGIGIPKEDIPRLGERFYRVDKTRSRDLGGTGLGLSIVKHLIKALGGSMEITSEFGRGTTVSLTLPLSVDAECADNG
- a CDS encoding Na/Pi cotransporter family protein; protein product: MEFNVLLGVIGGLGLFLFGINLLSTSLKALSLGILKKLLDKVTSNRVRSALVGVVVTSIIQSSSATSVLLIGFLNAGLITLVGALPVIFGANIGTTITAQLIAFKLTKSALLFIFIGAIVYLFSKMEKNKNRGAALLGFGILFLGLSTMGAAVKPLAQNEAVVQLFLYFGQKPLLGILTGLIVTVVLQSSSTTVGMVIAFASAGLLDLPSSIYLVLGDNIGTCITAIIASIGGKLASKRLALGHTLFNVIGTMIMFPLIPLYVRYMPLLSGDIARQIANTHTIFNLINTIILLPFVTLFVAVLMKLIPGEDYEKRGIRYLDRNLLVTPSMAIKATIKELSQMLIICQEMLDKARKCAIDYNHKLKNEITVDEESVDEMQKSITDYLVEIAQSDLTDKEKRLVPALLHSVNDLEKVGDYCEAIVKLSQRAYEYNLPFSSAAKVELEKLFDKTSTLMRHTKRAMEDDDHVSATITLNIEGEIDELINQYKINHLKRLEIGTCISDAGLVYSDILTDIERMNNHLCNITKGILHIGKR
- the phoU gene encoding phosphate signaling complex protein PhoU, whose protein sequence is MGTEKSHTSSHYERELKTLKEQILYLGALVEKSIYDSTRSLLERDSRLAQNVIEGDGEIDRLDEEIEEMCTRILALRQPTARDLRFITTAVKINGHLERIGDMAAKIAEKAMLLNEQPQLKPYIDLPRMAEITREMIRKSLDAFINEDCALADEVRREDERVDSLNEQIFRELLTFMMADPKTIHRSLLIMQISKSLERVSDHAESIADMVIYMITGKNVRHESAPPCNTDDPGVTEKGS
- a CDS encoding phosphate ABC transporter ATP-binding protein, with protein sequence MVVVDNSPIIQTKNVNFYYGNFKALVDVSMDFGKNRVTALIGPSGCGKSTLLRLLNRMNDLIDGSRVEGEVIFEGINIYDPKVDPVDIRRRIGMVFQKPNPFPKSIYNNITYGPKLTGQWNKADIEALVEQSLKQASLWGEVKDILNQSAMALSGGQQQRLCIARALAMKPDILLMDEPTSALDPISTAKIEELVEELKKAYTIIIVTHNMQQAARVSDYTGFFYLGKLIEYNPTEKLFTTPDIKQTEDYITGRFG
- a CDS encoding response regulator transcription factor, which translates into the protein MTDKILVVDDERDIVDLICFNLEKEGFSTIGAHDGERALQIIQKEQPRLMILDLMLPGIQGMEICRIIRQSADLQDLPIIMLTAKNDELDRVLGLEMGADDYITKPFSVRELVARVKTILRRTERQKVEGGQDVIRHGGLEVDRGHHTVTLRGRKIELSPTEFKLLAFLAAHPGRLYTRDQLLDYVWGDEAFVEPRTVDVHIRRLRAQIEEDPSNPRFILTIRGFGYRFADIGDEA
- the pstA gene encoding phosphate ABC transporter permease PstA produces the protein MRLRYFKQNLFFLVVRLSALILAASIFGFLVYIFLHGVDAISWEFLTKPPRDSMTKGGVMPAILGTLYLTAGAIIVALPLGVASAIFLSEYAKQGRVVRMIRVGVNCLAGVPSIVFGLFGLGLFVVFLHFGSCILSGALTLGFLILPTIIGASEEALKAVPQTFREASLGLGVSKWQTILRIVLPSALPGILTGSILGIGRAAGETAPIMFTAAAFFTSKLPKSIFDEVMALPYHVYVLATAGTHIEETRPLQYGTILVLVALVLGVDLIAIIMRSYMRKKKRW